The genomic interval GATTCCCCCATGGAGACCCAAACATCGGTATAGAGGAAATCACAGCCTTGTACCCCTTCAGCGACACTTTCGGTCAGAGTAATCTTGCCACCGGTTTGTTTGGCAATGGCTTGGCAGGCGGTCACGAGTTCTTCATCGGGCCAATAAGCTTGCGGGCCAACAAGGCGAACATCCATGCCCATTTTGGCAGCGCCCACCATCAACGAATTGCCGACGTTATTTCGCGCATCACCAAGGTAGGCAAACTTGATCTCAGCAAGTGGTTTTCCTTGGCTGTGTTCAAGCATGGTCAGAAAGTCAGCAAGAATTTGTGTAGGATGAAATTCGTCAGTTAAGCCGTTCCATACCGGAACACCAGCATAAGCGCCAAGTTCTTCGACGATCGCTTGGCCAAAGCCACGATATTGAATGCCATCGTACATGCGACCCAACACTCGCGCAGTGTCTTTCATCGACTCTTTATCGCCGATTTGCGAGCCAGAAGGGCCGATATAGGTGACTTGTGCGCCTTGATCAAAGGCGGCGACTTCAAAAGCACATCGGGTACGAGTTGACGCTTTCTCAAAGATCAATGCAATGTTTTTGCCCAGTAGTTTCTTCTGCTCAGTGCCAGCGTATTTGGCTTTCTTAAGATCAGCAGACAGATCGATCAAAAACTGGATCTCTTTTGTCGAGAAGTCCAACAACTTGAGGAAGTTGCGATTCCGGAGATTAAATGCCATGACTCGTTCCTTATTTATCCATCGTCATGGCGCTAGTAAAACATAGAAATGCTACTTTTGTGAATAATTATTTTAAATTTGAGAATAAAAAAGCCAAGTTCAAAAGTTGGCTTTAGTGAGAACATGAGCACGAAGTTAGATATCATCACGCTCAATCGGGCAACTCATGCAGCGTGCACCACCACGGCCACGGCCTAATTCATTCCCCGGAATAGTGAGCACTTCAATGCCCGCTTTATCGTATTTCTCATTGGTGTAGACGTTTCGTTCATAACCAATCACCACGCCTGGTTTCACGGTTAACACGTTATTGGCATCGTTCCACTGTTCACGTTCTGCCTCATAACTATCACCACCAGTGGTAATGATATTGAGGTGATTCAAGCCCAGTGCACGTTCAATGGCGTGCAAATAGTTATGCAACGCTTCTACGTGCATCTCGCCATTGCCTTTTGGCGTTAAGCGCCAAGTGTGCAGATCTTTACGCATGATCTCTGGATAAACAGAAAAAGTATCAACATCCATGTGCGTCATTACCGTATCTAAGTGCATGCACGAACGATGTTTTGGCAGCTCAATGGCGATCACTTCCTTTGCTTGGCCATGTTTAAACAGGTTAGCTGCTAAATTTTCCACCCCTTGTGGTGTGGTGCGCTCTGACATGCCAATCAGCACAGCGCCTTTACCTATCACTAATACATCGCCCCCTTCAATGTTGGCGTTGTCGTAATGCAGGTCTTCGTTGCCAAAGTATTTGATGAAATCTTGCCCCGCGAAGATGGGGTGCCACTGATAAATTGCCCGCAAATGGTTGGTCTCACGTTGACGTGCGGGTTTCATCATTGGATTGAGCGATACACCGCCATAAACCCAACATGACGTATCACGGGTAAAGAGGTGGTTCGGGAGCGGTTCAATCACGAAGTCTAATGGCTGCTTCATGCGCGGCAGCATAGAGGCCGATTGAATGGGTAATTCAGAGTAAGCCAGACCACCCAGCAAAATAGTTGCAAGGTGTTCATTGTCCATCTCCGAAAGGTAACGGCGTAAGTCGCGCGCAAAAATCGGGCCGTAGCGAAAATCGGAGATTTGAACATCTAACAGCCATTGCTTAGCTTCAGGCACGGCGAGAGTATCCACCATCAAATCGTGCAGAAGTAGCACCTCAACACCTTGTTGGCGCAACGTATCGGCAAACGCATCGTGCTCTTTACCTGCCGCTTCAACCAGTAAGACATCGTCAAACAGCAGTTCATGACAATTTGAAGGGGTAAGGTGGGTTAGGGCTCTTTCTGGTCGATTAAGAAGGACTCGGCGCAACTGACCGACTTCAGAACCTACATACAACTTACTCATTTTGCATCCTTACAGTTTATCCTGGCGCTATTTATGACAATCTTTTGTATAAGATGCAAATCATATAACTTTGTTTAAGTTCGGTATTTTTGGTCATTTTTGGTTTTAAATTCCGAATTGATTGTTGTTCTTGGATGTTTGCTTTTCGGTTTGGTATTTAAAAAAAGCACGGTAGGATTGATTTTTTATGCGTAAACGGTGCTTTGCTTACTTTGAGTCATTTTGAATAAAACGTGACTTTTTATTCAAAAAACTGCATTTTATCGTTCAGCTTAGGCGTTATTCATGCTAGAAGCGCATTTGCTTACTGCATGAAGTGGCGCGATAAGGGCAATTCTATTTATCTATATTTCATCTTCTTGGCGTTAGGATGTTCTGAATATTAATAAATTGGCACTATTGTTAAAAATGTGTTGTTTTGTATTGTGGTGAAGGTCCATTTTTAGGTTAAGCAGCAAAAGATAGGTTGTATGTCGCTTTGTCGGTGGCTTTTCTGGGCGATCCATGCCATATTTCACCGCAACAAATAGATCCAATTTAGAGTAACGATTCCGGAGCTAAAACATGTCTCACGAAGATGAATATCTATCAGTAGAAGAGTTAATTGAGATTCAAAAGGAAGAGACTCGCGATATTATCGCTGCTCTGCTTGAAGATGGCAGCGATCCTGAAGCACTGTATGAAATCGAGCACCACCTATTTGCTGAAGATTTCGACACCCTAGAAAAAGCGGTTGTTGAAGCATTTAAGATGGGCTTTGAAGTACTTGAAGCTGAAGAAACTGAAGACGAAGATGGCAATAAGCTGCTTTGTTGTGATGCAACCATGCAGTCGACCTTGGACGCTGAAACCATTGACGCTCAAGTAGAGAAGTTGGTTCATCTCGCTGAAAAATACGACATCATCTATGATGGTTGGGGCACTTACTACGAAGGTGAAGATGCGCTATACCAAGATGACGACGAAGACGAAGACTTCGAAGACTAATAAAACAAGAGCCGGCGATTGCCGGCTTTTGTTTGTGTTCCGTTTGCTCGCATAGCGTTGTTATTCATCTTGTTACACCCACACAGAGAACAGCACTCGCTCATTAGCAGGGTTGTGTATATAATGCAGCAAACTTGATCTAGCTCAATTATGATATGCAACTCTCACTCACTGGTTATTGGCAACTTTCCCCGCTTACCGATCTCTCTATTCCACAAGATGATCTCTGCTTTCCCGCGCCACTGAGCGAGATTTTACCTGCTTCCCTCTCTGAGCAAGCCATTGCAGCGCAAGAATGGCACTTGATGCACGACATCGAAGTGGATGACAGTTTGCTGGCTTATCCTGCGGTTGAGATGGTGCTTGCTGGAGTGGATTACCATGCCGAAGTGCGCTTAAACGGCATTGCTGTGTTTGATTGTGATAAAAGTCAGTTTGAGTATCGCAAAGATATTCGTCCTTATCTGCAACATGGACGCAATCGCTTTGAAATTCTTTTTCTCGAAGAGGAAGAAGAATTGCTGTTTGAGGAAGACAGACTGGCATTGTGCGAGTTAGGGGCAAATGCCTATCAACCCAGTGATGGAAGAATGGGGATCTGGCGAGAGCCCTATTTGCAGTTTATCCGCCACGTTCGTCTTGATCGCGTGACGACCGAGCAAATCTGGCACCATGGCGGTGGGTGCGAATTTAAAGTGGATCTCTACTATCAAACCTACGCATCAGGTTTGATTTCAGCCTCAGTTAAGTTTGATGGCCGCCGCTACAGTATTCCTTTGGATCTGCGCAGCGATCACGCCAGTGCGCTATTCCAAATTGACGCACCGAGCCAACAGCACGAATATCAATTAGAAATTGAACTTGATGGGCAGATCTTGAGCGCACCAGTTGCTCTCGATGAGGCAACTTCGGTTACCCACTTTATTCGCTAGTTGCCTTATAAACGGCAAATCATCACCACTTCACAAGCGTCGTGTCCGGTTTGCCCGAGTGGCGCTTGCAGATGTTCAAATCCCAGCTTTTCATACAGGGCAATGGCTTCTTTCAAGCAGGCGGTCGTTTCTAGGTAACAGCGTTGATAACCCATCTTTTTCGCGGCGCTGCGGCTGAGCGAGACGATTTGCTTAGCCAAACCCTGCCCACGGCAAATGGGTAAGAAGTACATTTTTTGTAATTCGCAAACGCCTTCGACCCCTGCTAGCGCGGCAAAGCCACCGCCACCGACGATCTTCCCTTGATGTTCTACCACCCAATAGGCGGCATTTGCTTGTGAGTAGATGCTAAAAAGATCATCTAGGGTTGGATCGGCAACACTGTAGCCTTTATCGGCGGTTAACCCATACTCCGCCGAGACTTGACGAATCACATTGGCGATTGAGGCGTTGTCTTCAACGGTGATTGGGCGTAAGACAAAGTCCATTTTTTCTGACATAAGACCATTCGTATTTCAAATTATGATGGCCAAAACTATAGAGTCACTACACGGTTGGGTGCAAACAAAAACTGTGCGAATCGAGTGTTTGTTTTGCCGCGCTGTGGCGCAACCAAACCTTCTCGTGGAAGTAGTACACCACGGTGTTTATCGACGGCTCGAGTAATGCCATCACCCCACCGACAAATGCATCACCCGTCAACAAGTAAACCACGCTAAATGCCACGCTGAAATGTACGGTAGCAAAACTGGCGGTCTTGATTTTCGTCATCCACTGACGCGCTTTGAGCGCTGGCACGGTGGACCATGCTTTTTCATGGAAGTAAAACGCAATGGTATTGACCGCCGGTTCAATCATCGCAATCAAACTGCCGATGAGGATATCGCCTGTTAAGACGTAGGCGACAGTGAAAGCGACCGTAAAATGAAGCGCTGCAAAGGTAATGGTCTTTTTCATAATCTTATCTCTCATGATGCGTTTGGCTCGTTTTGCCACTGGTGACAGTATCATGGGAAAAGCATGAAAGTTAAAGTCGATTGAATTTATTATTTCAATAGTTAAATGCTATTAATTGTGTTTATTGATTGATTTATATAAATAATCAGTTGATAAAATAAACCCTTGTCACTGAATGTATTTCGGACGTTCGGTTAAAATTACACGCTTTTTATAAAGTTAATGTTTGATTAATCAATAATAAATCGAAAAAACAACGTCAGGATAAAAATGAATGGACACTAAGCACATCACGAACTCAATTCAATTTAAAGGCCAAGGAGGGGAGTTCTTTGGTATCTGGATCGTCAACATCTTATTGTCGGTGATCACGCTAGGTATTTACTCTGCTTGGGCCAAGGTTCGCACCAAGCGCTACTTTTATGGCAACACCTTCATCGCGGGTGATAACTTCGAATACCACGCGCAACCGATGCAACTTCTCAAAGGGCGCTTGGTGGCGCTCGCTCTAGTGCTGATTTGGGTGGTAGCAAACTCATTTTTTCCATTAGCATCGTTGGTGTTGTTTGCGCTGTTCTATGTGGCGCTCCCTTGGCTTCTCTGGAGCAACGCCCGATTTGATTCTGCGATGACCAGTTACCGAAATGTCCACTTTGCTTTTAATGGCTCGTTGAAAGAGGCTTATATGTCGATACTAGGTCGCGGTCTGGCATCGTTGCTTATTATCGCGATTTACATCGCTATTGTGGTGGCTTCAGCCAATGCGTCCGCGATGGTAGCCACATTATTGGGTTTTGGTACCTTGGTACTGATGTTTGTTTTGTACGCTTGGGTCGTCGCGGGTATTCATCAATATTTTGCCTCGGGTTATCAGTATGGGGATTGGAAGTTTGTCGCTAAGATTGAAACGGGCTTCTTCTTGAAAACGTACTGTAAAGCGATGTTGATTGGTTTCTTAACCGCAGTGGCTTTTATGATTGTGATGGGCACGTTTGTGTTGGGCTCTGACATTATGAATATCTTTGCTGGCGAAGTGGACCTGCTGGAAGGGAAAGGGGATTTTGCGTATGTGGTGCTGACTTATCTGGTGACGATTACGATGTCACTGGGCATCACCGCCTATACCACGACTCGTATCCGCAATTATGTTTTCTCGAGACTGACCGCAACGGCAGAAACTCAGTTGGAGACGGAGTTTCGTTTTGCGTCAACCTTTGGTGCTTGGGATTACATGAGTTTGATTGTCACCAACTTCCTGTTGCAAGTGATCACGCTTGGCTTGGCTCGTCCTTGGGTGATGGTGCGCACCTCTCGCTACGTCGCTAGCCATACTGGTGTCATTGGCGATATGGATACGCTGAAAGCAACCGATCAAGATTCTGCGGTGAAGAACGCCATCAGTGATGAAGTGGCGCAAGCGTTTGATCTTGGTCTCAGTATCAGCTAATGCGTATCTTTGGAACCGCGTTCCCGCCTCGTAGCTCAGAGCGCTGTGAGGCGGAGATCGACACTTCTCAACCACACTTGCTTGCTCTGCATGTGAATGGGGAGATTTTCAGTGCTGATTACCATTACCTGAAAATCAGTGAGCCTGTAGGTCGCTTACCAGTGCGTATTTCCTTTCCGAATGGTTGGGTGTTTGTCACAGAGCCCAGTACGGCGTTATCGAAATGGCTGGGTTTTCATAAAAAACAAAGCTTTGTTGACCGAATGGAAGGCAACATCCCTGCTTGGATTCTCTCTGTCATGGTGTGTTTGGCGGTGATCGCGGGGGGCTATTACTATCTGCTGCCTTGGGGAAGTCAGAAGATCGCTGAGAGCTTACCGGATTCCTTATCGATCGCCGTTGGAGAGCAGGTGCTGGATTCGCTTGATTTGCAGTTGCAACCCAGTCAATTACCTGAAGAGGAGCAGAGTGCTATTCGTCAAAGAGTTCAACAGTTTGCGCAGGTATTGCCAGAGTTGCCGTATGACATCAAGGTGGAGTTTCGTTCAATGCCAGAAGGCGCCAATGCGTTTGCGCTCCCCGGAGGAACGATTGTTTTGCTTGATGAGCTGGTGGCGCTTGCACAAACCCAGCAACAGTTGGACAGCATCATTCTGCATGAGATGGGCCATGTCCATCATCGTCATATGATGAAGCAGGTGGTTCACTCCACCATTCTTTCGGTAGCGGTCTCTCTCATCACAGGCGAAAGTTCTGGGATTGTTGATAACCTAGCGGGGGTTGGAGTGTTTATCGTCTCCAATGGTCAGTCTCGTGAAGCGGAAACGCAAGCGGATCTGTACGCGAAAAAGGCAATGAAACAGATCTATGGCACGAGTGCGCCATTGGCTGAGATGTTCGAGCTGTTTCAAACGCAGGAAATGATGGATCTTCCGGAGTGGTTTAGTTCTCACCCTAATTTTGCCGAGCGAATTGAAGCCGCAAGGGAAGAGTAACCAAGCATGCTTTGCTGAAATCGCGGTGCACCGTAGAGGATCAATACAAAAAGGCAGCGATAACGCTGCCTTTAGTTTTTATGAAGCTAACTCGAATTACAGTGCCGCGATGGTCGCTTTTTGTTCTTCAAGTTTTGCCAAGGTTTCTTGGTAGCCTTCCAGTTTCTCACGCTCTTTCGCGATAACCGCTTCAGGGGCTTTGGCGACGAAACCTTCGTTACCCAGCTTACCTTCGATGCGTTTGATTTCACCTTGCGTCTTCGCGACTTCTTTATCCAAACGAGCAAGCTCTGCATCTTTGTCGATCAAACCCGCCATTGGGATCATCAGCTCAGATTTCGCCACAAGTGCTGTTGCACAGGCTGGTGTTTTTTCGCCTGCAGCCAACACACGAACTGACTCAAGTTTCGCTAGTGACATCAATACTTGTTTGTTCGCTTCTAGGCGCGCTGCATCTTTCTCGTCGGCTTTTAGCATCACTTCCAGTGGTTTACCTGGGTTGATATCGTATTCAGCACGTAGGTTACGGATGCTAGTAATGAACGCTTTCACCCATTCGATGTCGTCTAGCGCTTCTTGGTTGAAGTTCGCTTCATCGTATTGAGGCAGAGATTGCAACATGATTGTCTCGCCTTCAACACCGTCTACGAGTGGCTTGATGCTTTGCCAGATCGTTTCGGTGATGTAAGGAATCACTGGGTGAGCGAGACGTAGCGTTTTCTCAAGCACTGTGATGAGTGTACGGCGAGTACCGCGTTGTTGCGCTTCAGTACCTTTCCATAAAACTGGTTTGGTCAGCTCTAGGTACCAGTCACAGAATTGGTTCCAGATGAATTCGTACAGCGTGTTTGCCGCCATATCGAGACGGTAGTTGTCGATATGGTTGTTGAATGCTTTCGCTGCCAGTTCAAACTGAGACTCGATCCACTTGTCCGCTAGTGAGTATTCGATCTCACCTGCGGCAAAGCCACAATCTTGCTCTTCTGTGTTCATCATTACGTAACGGCTTGCGTTCCATAGCTTGTTACAGAAGTTACGGTAACCTTCAAGACGCTTCATATCCCAGTTGATATCGCGACCTGTTGATGCCATTGCAGCAAGAGTGAAACGTAGTGCGTCAGTACCGTAGGCTTCGATACCGTTTTCAAACGTTTTACGCGTGTTTTTCTCGATCTTCGCTGCTAGCTGAGGCTGCATCATGTTGCCACAACGCTTCTCTACTAGAGACTCTAGGTCGATACCATCGATCATGTCGATTGGGTCAAGTACGTTACCTTTCGACTTAGACATCTTGTCGCCGTTTTCGTCACGGATCAGACCGGTAACGTAAACGGTTTTGAATGGAACTTGTGGTTTGCCGTTTTCGTCTTTGACGAAGTGCATGGTCATCATGATCATGCGCGCAACCCAGAAGAAGATGATGTCGAAACCAGTCACGAGTACGTCTGAAGGGTGGAAGACTTTCAGATCGTCAGTTTGCTCAGGCCAGCCTTGCGTGCCGAACGTCCATAGTGCAGAAGAGAACCAGGTATCCAGTACGTCTTCGTCTTGGTGTAGTTCAATCACAGACTCTAGGTTGTGGTTTTGACGAACTTCTTCTTCGCTGCGACCGACGTAAACATTGCCTTGGTTATCGTACCAAGCAGGAATACGGTGACCCCACCATAGTTGACGAGAGATACACCAGTCTTGAACGTCACGCATCCAAGAGAAGTACATGTTTTCGTATTGCTTAGGCACGAATTGGATGTCGCCATTTTCTACGGCTTCAACCGCTGTTTTCGCTAGAGGCGCAGTACGCACGTACCATTGGTCAGTCAGCATTGGTTCGATAACCACACCACCACGGTCGCCGTAAGGCACTTGTAGATCGTGATCTTTCACTTCTTCAAGCAGACCCAGTTCATCGAACTCCGCCACGATCGCTTTACGCGCTGCAAAACGCTCCATACCGTGGTACTTAGCTGGTAGCTCTGTGCTGTAAGCGTCGCTTGCTTCACCGTTGGTCGTGAACACTTCTGCCGCATCACGGATGTTGGCATCAAACGTCAGAATGTTGATCATTGGTAGCTGGTGGCGCTTACCCACTTCGTAGTCGTTGAAGTCGTGCGCTGGGGTGATTTTCACACAGCCAGTCCCTTTTTCCATATCGGCGTGCTCATCGCCCACGATAGGGATACGGCGATCAACGATAGGCAGGATGATGTCTTTACCGATCAGATCTTTGTAACGTGGATCTTCTGGGTTAACTGCCACACCCGTATCGCCTAGCATGGTTTCTGGACGAGTTGTTGCAACAACGATGTAATCTTTGCCATCTGCTGTTTTAACGCCATCGGCTAGTGGGTAGCGGAAGTGCCACATGTGCCCTTTGGTGTCTTTGTTCTCTACTTCTAGATCTGAGATCGCTGTGTGCAGTTTAGGGTCCCAGTTAACTAGGCGCTTACCGCGGTAGATGAGGTCATCTTCGTATAGACGAACGAATACTTCCTGAACGGCGTTAGACAGGCCTTCATCCATGGTGAAGCGCTCACGATCCCAGTCTACTGATGCGCCAAGACGACGAAGCTGCTTAGTAATCGTGCCGCCTGATTCGCCTTTCCATTCCCAGATTTTGTCGATGAAGGCTTCGCGGCCGTAATCGTGTTTGGTTTTGCCTTCTTCTGCAGCGATCTTACGCTCAACAACCATCTGAGTAGCAATACCAGCGTGGTCAGTACCGACTTGCCAAAGGGTATTTTTACCTTTCATACGCTCACAACGGATCAGTGTATCCATGATCGTATCTTGGAACGCGTGGCCCATATGTAGGCTACCAGTGACGTTCGGTGGCGGGATCATGATGCTGTATGATTCTTTTGACGTGTCACCGTGTGGCTTAAAGTAGCCTTGCTCTTCCCAAGTCTTATACAGATCTTGTTCGATTGAGGTTGGGTTGTATGTTTTTTCCATGGGAGCTTAATCTGGTTAAGTTAATCTAGGTCAATCTTTATAAGTGAACTCTCTATTGGGAGAGCTTAACTATAAGGATTGACCGCTAGTTGTGTTCAATTTCGATTGTTTGCAGTTGGTAACCTGCTTGACGGTAGATTTTATACCTTTCTCGCGCGAGCTGTTTAGCTTTTTCTTCGCAAGGGACGAAGTCTACCACCTCAGCAAACTTGTTCGCAAAGGTTGTCTCATTTTTCGCCAAATTTATTACCAGTTGGCGGTTCCAGCTTGGCTTGACACCTTCGTGACCTATCTCAATATTGGTGGCGTATTTGGGGCCTTCGCCGACCAAATTATGCGCAACAAACTGAGCGGGCTCAACTTGCCAAAAGTATTCTGCAATTTGCTCTGCGTGCTGTTTACTTTCTCCATTGAGATACACCTTCGCCCCTTGCTTGGCAAAATGGTGGGCAAGGAACACCACATAGTGAGCAAGACCTTCCGGCGTTGCTTGTGGAGTGTGTTCTCGGACAATGTAAAACGTAGCTCTTTGCATGTCTTGTTCGTCTCTTTGGCGATGAAAAAAGGGCCTTGCGGCCCTTTTTACATTGACTTGAATTATTCTTCAGTCTCTTGGCCACTGCGATTTAGCAGGAATTGGACCAGCATAGAGACAGGACGACCCGTCGACCCTTTGGCTGCGCCAGACTTCCATGCTGTGCCTGCGATGTCTAGGTGTGCCCAGTTGTATTTCTTAGCAAATTTAGACAAGAAGCATGCTGCAGTGATGGTGCCACCAGGACGGCCACCAATGTTTGCCATGTCGGCAAATGGGCTCTTTAGCTGTTCATGGTATTCATCCGCCATTGGTAGGCGCCAAGCACGATCGCTAGATTGTTCAGAAGCATTGACGAGCTCGTGAGCAAGAGGATTGTGGTTAGACAGAACACCAGTAATGTGGTGACCCAATGCAATAACACAAGCGCCAGTGAGCGTCGCAACGTCAACCACGCAGTCAGGCTCAAAACGCTCAACGTAAGTCAGTGCATCACACAGTACCAAACGACCTTCTGCATCGGTATTGAGTACTTCTACGGTTTGACCTGACATAGTCGTTAGGATATCACCTGGACGGTAAGCGTTGCTGCCTGGCATGTTTTCACAACCAGCAAGCACGCCAATCACGTTGACTGGTAGGTTCAGTTTTGCCAGCGCTTTCATCGTGCCGAATACGGAGGCTGCGCCACACATGTCGTATTTCATTTCATCCATGCCTTCGCCTGGTTTCAGTGAAATACCGCCTGAATCGAATGTTAGGCCTTTACCGACAAGAACAATCGGTTTGGCTTCTGAATCTGGATGGCCTTTGTATTCGATGATAGACATCATCGATTCATTTTTCGAACCGCGACCGACCGCGAGGTAAGAAGACATACCCAGTTTTTCCATCTCTTGCTCACCAATGATTTTGGTGGTGATGGTTTCGTAGTCATCCGCTAGACGACGCGCTTGAGAGGCGAGGTAAGCTGGGTTTGCGATGTTTGGTGGCATGTTG from Vibrio vulnificus NBRC 15645 = ATCC 27562 carries:
- a CDS encoding ornithine carbamoyltransferase, translated to MAFNLRNRNFLKLLDFSTKEIQFLIDLSADLKKAKYAGTEQKKLLGKNIALIFEKASTRTRCAFEVAAFDQGAQVTYIGPSGSQIGDKESMKDTARVLGRMYDGIQYRGFGQAIVEELGAYAGVPVWNGLTDEFHPTQILADFLTMLEHSQGKPLAEIKFAYLGDARNNVGNSLMVGAAKMGMDVRLVGPQAYWPDEELVTACQAIAKQTGGKITLTESVAEGVQGCDFLYTDVWVSMGESPEAWDERVALMKPYQVNMNVLKQTGNPNVKFMHCLPAFHNDETTIGKQVADKFGMKGLEVTEEVFESEHSIVFDEAENRMHTIKAVMVATLGS
- the arcA gene encoding arginine deiminase codes for the protein MSKLYVGSEVGQLRRVLLNRPERALTHLTPSNCHELLFDDVLLVEAAGKEHDAFADTLRQQGVEVLLLHDLMVDTLAVPEAKQWLLDVQISDFRYGPIFARDLRRYLSEMDNEHLATILLGGLAYSELPIQSASMLPRMKQPLDFVIEPLPNHLFTRDTSCWVYGGVSLNPMMKPARQRETNHLRAIYQWHPIFAGQDFIKYFGNEDLHYDNANIEGGDVLVIGKGAVLIGMSERTTPQGVENLAANLFKHGQAKEVIAIELPKHRSCMHLDTVMTHMDVDTFSVYPEIMRKDLHTWRLTPKGNGEMHVEALHNYLHAIERALGLNHLNIITTGGDSYEAEREQWNDANNVLTVKPGVVIGYERNVYTNEKYDKAGIEVLTIPGNELGRGRGGARCMSCPIERDDI
- the rraB gene encoding ribonuclease E inhibitor RraB, translated to MSHEDEYLSVEELIEIQKEETRDIIAALLEDGSDPEALYEIEHHLFAEDFDTLEKAVVEAFKMGFEVLEAEETEDEDGNKLLCCDATMQSTLDAETIDAQVEKLVHLAEKYDIIYDGWGTYYEGEDALYQDDDEDEDFED
- a CDS encoding glycosyl hydrolase 2 galactose-binding domain-containing protein encodes the protein MQLSLTGYWQLSPLTDLSIPQDDLCFPAPLSEILPASLSEQAIAAQEWHLMHDIEVDDSLLAYPAVEMVLAGVDYHAEVRLNGIAVFDCDKSQFEYRKDIRPYLQHGRNRFEILFLEEEEELLFEEDRLALCELGANAYQPSDGRMGIWREPYLQFIRHVRLDRVTTEQIWHHGGGCEFKVDLYYQTYASGLISASVKFDGRRYSIPLDLRSDHASALFQIDAPSQQHEYQLEIELDGQILSAPVALDEATSVTHFIR
- a CDS encoding GNAT family N-acetyltransferase: MSEKMDFVLRPITVEDNASIANVIRQVSAEYGLTADKGYSVADPTLDDLFSIYSQANAAYWVVEHQGKIVGGGGFAALAGVEGVCELQKMYFLPICRGQGLAKQIVSLSRSAAKKMGYQRCYLETTACLKEAIALYEKLGFEHLQAPLGQTGHDACEVVMICRL
- a CDS encoding DUF2061 domain-containing protein; the encoded protein is MKKTITFAALHFTVAFTVAYVLTGDILIGSLIAMIEPAVNTIAFYFHEKAWSTVPALKARQWMTKIKTASFATVHFSVAFSVVYLLTGDAFVGGVMALLEPSINTVVYYFHEKVWLRHSAAKQTLDSHSFCLHPTV
- a CDS encoding YjgN family protein, with protein sequence MDTKHITNSIQFKGQGGEFFGIWIVNILLSVITLGIYSAWAKVRTKRYFYGNTFIAGDNFEYHAQPMQLLKGRLVALALVLIWVVANSFFPLASLVLFALFYVALPWLLWSNARFDSAMTSYRNVHFAFNGSLKEAYMSILGRGLASLLIIAIYIAIVVASANASAMVATLLGFGTLVLMFVLYAWVVAGIHQYFASGYQYGDWKFVAKIETGFFLKTYCKAMLIGFLTAVAFMIVMGTFVLGSDIMNIFAGEVDLLEGKGDFAYVVLTYLVTITMSLGITAYTTTRIRNYVFSRLTATAETQLETEFRFASTFGAWDYMSLIVTNFLLQVITLGLARPWVMVRTSRYVASHTGVIGDMDTLKATDQDSAVKNAISDEVAQAFDLGLSIS
- a CDS encoding M48 family metallopeptidase, producing MRIFGTAFPPRSSERCEAEIDTSQPHLLALHVNGEIFSADYHYLKISEPVGRLPVRISFPNGWVFVTEPSTALSKWLGFHKKQSFVDRMEGNIPAWILSVMVCLAVIAGGYYYLLPWGSQKIAESLPDSLSIAVGEQVLDSLDLQLQPSQLPEEEQSAIRQRVQQFAQVLPELPYDIKVEFRSMPEGANAFALPGGTIVLLDELVALAQTQQQLDSIILHEMGHVHHRHMMKQVVHSTILSVAVSLITGESSGIVDNLAGVGVFIVSNGQSREAETQADLYAKKAMKQIYGTSAPLAEMFELFQTQEMMDLPEWFSSHPNFAERIEAAREE
- a CDS encoding valine--tRNA ligase, whose translation is MEKTYNPTSIEQDLYKTWEEQGYFKPHGDTSKESYSIMIPPPNVTGSLHMGHAFQDTIMDTLIRCERMKGKNTLWQVGTDHAGIATQMVVERKIAAEEGKTKHDYGREAFIDKIWEWKGESGGTITKQLRRLGASVDWDRERFTMDEGLSNAVQEVFVRLYEDDLIYRGKRLVNWDPKLHTAISDLEVENKDTKGHMWHFRYPLADGVKTADGKDYIVVATTRPETMLGDTGVAVNPEDPRYKDLIGKDIILPIVDRRIPIVGDEHADMEKGTGCVKITPAHDFNDYEVGKRHQLPMINILTFDANIRDAAEVFTTNGEASDAYSTELPAKYHGMERFAARKAIVAEFDELGLLEEVKDHDLQVPYGDRGGVVIEPMLTDQWYVRTAPLAKTAVEAVENGDIQFVPKQYENMYFSWMRDVQDWCISRQLWWGHRIPAWYDNQGNVYVGRSEEEVRQNHNLESVIELHQDEDVLDTWFSSALWTFGTQGWPEQTDDLKVFHPSDVLVTGFDIIFFWVARMIMMTMHFVKDENGKPQVPFKTVYVTGLIRDENGDKMSKSKGNVLDPIDMIDGIDLESLVEKRCGNMMQPQLAAKIEKNTRKTFENGIEAYGTDALRFTLAAMASTGRDINWDMKRLEGYRNFCNKLWNASRYVMMNTEEQDCGFAAGEIEYSLADKWIESQFELAAKAFNNHIDNYRLDMAANTLYEFIWNQFCDWYLELTKPVLWKGTEAQQRGTRRTLITVLEKTLRLAHPVIPYITETIWQSIKPLVDGVEGETIMLQSLPQYDEANFNQEALDDIEWVKAFITSIRNLRAEYDINPGKPLEVMLKADEKDAARLEANKQVLMSLAKLESVRVLAAGEKTPACATALVAKSELMIPMAGLIDKDAELARLDKEVAKTQGEIKRIEGKLGNEGFVAKAPEAVIAKEREKLEGYQETLAKLEEQKATIAAL
- a CDS encoding DNA polymerase III subunit chi; the protein is MQRATFYIVREHTPQATPEGLAHYVVFLAHHFAKQGAKVYLNGESKQHAEQIAEYFWQVEPAQFVAHNLVGEGPKYATNIEIGHEGVKPSWNRQLVINLAKNETTFANKFAEVVDFVPCEEKAKQLARERYKIYRQAGYQLQTIEIEHN